The sequence AGTCAAATTTTTTTTTCCTCTTAAAAATGAGTCTCATTTTGCATTCATTTGatcctctattttattttatttttgcagtCATGTCTGCGCAAGAGCGGGAATCCATTTCTGGAATGCTGGATGTAGTAAAGACTCATTCAAATACACTTGAGACCTTCAGAGAAGACCATGCTGGCCAAGCCTCTTCGATTGAAGAGAAGGCTCGCGAAACTTTTCAACAGCACTATAGGGTACTTTAACTCTATTTATTAACTACAAGTTTTATCAATGAAGCATCACTAAACGTTTTCTGCCTTTCATGCATTGCATGGCTTGTTGCTTTGTCTTCTCTTTGCAGGACTATGAGCCTAGTGGAAATACACCAGTAAGATGTGAAACAGACGTTCCGAGTAAAGGAACAATCGAGTCTCTTCGATCATTGCCAGTGGAATCGCTTCTTGAGGAGTTCCGGGAAAACAATTCAAGTGAATCCTCAGTAAAGGAGTTGAAACCATCGCTTATTCCACGTTCTCCTCTTAGCGCACTGAACTGATGGTTCAACTAAATTGCATGCTTTGGTCCTTAATGAAATTAAATTTGTTTGTATCTGTAACATTGCATTGGTTTTTTTTTGGTTACCATTAGTAGTTCCATGCTTGAGAAGCATCAGGTGATGAGATACAATGTGAAATCTAGGCCAAATTACTTATGTAAAATCCCATCTTGGGATGGAATATAGAGGTCAAATAATGTTTGTAACGTTAGGGTAATGATGTCGTATGTAGTTAATTCTTATTCTTGACCTGTCAATTATTTGGCAGATACCTGTTTACTTAATGTCTCTTGTAATGATGAACACATTTATATCAAGTGAAAATGGGAACCAGGGTTATGTTGGAACTATTTAAATGGGAACCAGTTTCTTTAGATGATGGACACATTTATACATTTTTAACCGTATGTTGATAATGTTGATAATATGGCGTCAGCACGGTTGGTGGGGGGAGGGGGTTGCAACAACGCAGGTGAGGCTGCGGCAATGAGAGAAAAATCGGAGATTAGAAGGTTACGATGAAATTAGAAATATGTAATGTAAATAGATTTAATTACTaatcttaatttttaaaattttaaaatttaaaattaaataattaattaataatctaatttttaattataattttactttttttttaatttattatttacattgtttaccattatcattatttttctatattttttcataCTTAAGAGTTACTTGTAATTTATTTGGTGAGTACATGTGTTGattataatttaatttctaaaatttatgGTCAGCTCTTTGACCCACCACTTGAGAtctaaaattataataatacTTAGTAGATATTATTATAATTCTTCTTAAAACTCTTGGCGCTCTTTATTTATCCTTTTTTGGTGTTTTTTCTTAGGAAAAGAAAAAATACTAGTAACTAGATAGACATAACTAATAATTAAGACTACTAATATAATAACACCTCTTAAATGTAAATCTGATTGTGTGCTGTTTTATGGGTAAAACTGTAGAAGACTGTTAGGAAGGTCTAAACATACACTAAAAAATCTCAACATTCAAGTTAAGAAGTGATATCATAtgaggagttttctagggtttacaACGAAGATATTTTATATCTATAAAACAAATATACTTTTGTGATTATTTTTTTATGTCTCTAATTTATCTCCAATTAGTATTAAATCTATGCGGTGCACAATTTTTATTCTAGTTTAACATGGTAAATTGaatatgatataaaatataaatttaacatagTAAATTAATATGATAAATTATCAATACGTAATAAATATAGTGaatatgttattttatatttatttaatataaaatataaattatttatttaaaaatatatcgaGTTTGAGGTAGGGTACAAAAAAAACAATGTATCTCTCTAAGATCACGTAGGTAAATGAATCTTTGAAAAAATATAATCGTATTCATAAATTCTTCTccttcttatgtatttttaaaattttgaatgatGTATTCTTAATAGATAAAATTAGATTCAGTCAAGAAGTTCTTGTGGATttgacttttttaaaataaaagataaatccAAAAAAGATACATACTATATTGTAATCTTATCTATAGAATAATAATCTATAACAGAAAAAAGAGAAACTACCGCTTTAgataaaatctaaattaaaaactACTTTAGCCTTTAACCACTCTTTCTTGTATCTCATCTTATAAATATGGCAATGGAATCCCTTCTTCTTCTCatagtttttgatttttcttccgTTTTCCATCCAAGGCTACTCCACACAAATTACCAAACCCTCTTTAACTTTTCATAAGATACATTCTATTTGCTTGAATTGAATGAGTCAATTAAGGTGCATCCACTCTTTAATAGCGGTGTTATTTTTTACTGTAATACTCATAATTAGCAATAATGGTGTTGATGCTTTTCACAAAGTACACCCACATCTTCAATCTGTTTCAAGGATTTCTGTGAGCGGCAAACACAGAACTGGATACCATTTTCAACCTCCTAGGAATTGGATTAACGGTTTGTGTAACCGTTTTATTCCCTTCATATTCATATTCTTTTGTTCATATATGCTTCATTTGGATGGTAATTCATCAATGATAAAAAGCGAAGAACAAcgtatataatttaaaatattgttAGCGTTGTAACGACCTCGTAGCATTGTATAATAAAGGTTGGGAATAAAAGAtggaaaatattaaaataaacgtCCTGCTAATTACGTTAGGGtttatccaaataaaaaaaatatctaaaaaaatattaaataataaaaaacatacttaaataaataattaaaagaaaaaattgaaaaaatcaaTTCCCATAAATTTTGTCTTATTATAAATGTTCCTCTCAAATTTATTTGGAAAGACGTTAATAATCTGAAAATTTCCCAAATTTGTCCTTTCATATGTTCTTGTCAATTAATGTGTTTGCTAGCGTGTGGAATATGTTTTTCTCCCATATAATAATGGCCTTTGATACAGTTAGTTGCTAGTAAAGTTGCTTGgctattagtttattttttattttttttattttttaataatatgaaTGCTTATTagctatagaatttaattttacaTGTGCATCAAAAGTAAAATCTTAGTTATATATAGAAGACAATAGTACAATATACATAAGCCCAAGCTTATGAAGCTGAAAGTTTATATATGCACTCGGAACTCTTGTTTTGTGCATTTGTCTCTAAAATTATCTTGAAGGGGTATATTAGGTAACTAATAACTTTGTTGAACAACATGAATAATAAACTCTAAATTTAGttattattagatattaattactCATGTCACTAATTAAATTTAggattaatttacttttttaattttattattcacattgttaGCAATATTATTTTCTATCTATATTTTTTCTATCTTGAATCTTGAATCTCCATTCATCGTTGGTTATTGATACTGGCTAATTAAATTTCTTTGCTTTTCTTAATCCTTTTATATGGTCCCGCAATTGGTTAATGGACGCTACAATCAAATTATGCAGATCCAAATGGTTAGTATTTATTTTTcctctttaatttctttcttattttttttaatgattatttTTCTGACAACCTTAACCAATATATagcaataaatttatttttattttttattccttaaaaaatattttcaacatAAAACTGTTAATAGTGTAATATGGTATtcaattaattatataaattataatacatGTTGAAATAAAAAATCTATGTGAAAATATGTTAATTATACTCTTATTTATAATACATGTTAATAATTTTGAAGAATGCATGTTGGAAATataaaatttacaataaaaataagttaaattagatatatttatacataaatatataacaaTTAATTTGGTGACTTGTGAATGTCATTTTGAATAGTTTAATGAACACAAATGAATTAATACAGGACCTATGCACTACAATGGATACTACCATCTGTTTTATCAATACAACCCTAAAGGTTCAGTGTGGGGTAATATTGTATGGGCTCACTCAGTCTCAAAAGATCTCATCAATTGGAAAGCACTTGAGCCGGCCATTTATCCATCGAAACCCTTCGACAAGTTCGGGTGTTGGTCAGGCTCAGCCACCATCATCCCCGGAAAAGGGCCGGTGATCCTCTACACCGGAATAGTCGACGCGAACAAGACTCAAGTTCAATGCTATGCCGTCCCAGAAGACTTATCCGACCCCTTCCTCACAAAATGGATCAAACCGGACGAGTATAATCCCATCGTGGTCGCCGGCCCCGGCGTTAATAGCACCGACTTCCGGGACCCAACAACTGCATGGTTCAAAGACGGACACTGGAAGATTTTGGTTGGTAGTAGAAGAAAGCATAGAGGAATTGCATACTTGTATAGGAGTAGGGACTTCAAGAAATGGATTCGAGCCAAACACCCTATTCATACTGCTGCTGGAACGGGTATGTGGGAGTGTCCAGATTTCTACCCGGTTTCTATGGAGGGGACAATGGGATTGGATACGTCTGTGGTTGGTAATCATGTTAAGCATGTGTTGAAGAATAGTCTTGATGAGACTAGGTTTGAGTATTATACTTTAGGTACCTATTTCACCAATATAGATAGGTATATACCGGACAACACCTCTGTTGATGGTTGGGCTGGTCTTAGGTATGATTATGGTAATTTCTATGCATCCAAGTCCTTCTTTGACCCCACTATGAATAGAAGGATCTTGTGGGGTTGGGCTAATGAGTCTGATACTAAGGAAGATGATATTCACAAAGGATGGGCAGGAATTCAGGTACGTTTTAATATgattaaataaattaaagtatTTAGAAtagacaaaaatatatatattaaagtgAATTTGGTTTAGTTATTATAACAAAGAAGAGAAATGTGTGAATATATTTTGTCGGTGGTGGTTATCTTATAGTGTACATAAAGCATTTCTGGTTACTATTGTTAGTATagtattaataaaattttatataaattttgatgAATGCATACATCTGTTGTTAAAATTTCAGGCAATTCCAAGAACTTTGTGGCTTGATCCTAGCGGTAGACAATTGGTACAATGGCCTATTGAGGAATTAAATAGCCTTAGGGACAAAGAAGTAGAGATTAGCAATCTAAAGCTTGCAAAGGGAGATTATGTTGAAGTTAAAGGAATTACTGCTGCTCAGGTCAACTTCTAAATTATTTAAACATCAACTTATTAATTGATTTCTATGTTGCATGCATTTTAAAGTGCTAACAATTATATTATATGGCATGACACACCAGGCAGATGTAGAAGTTACCTTCTCATTTTCAAGCTTGAACGAGGCTGAAGCATTTGATCCAAGTTGGGTCAACGCAGAGGATTTGTGTGGCAAAAAGGGTTCAAATATTCAAGGTGGAGTTGGCCCTTTTGGTATTCTAACATTGGCTTCAAATAATTTGGAGGAATATACTCCTgtcttctttagaatttttaaagctTCGAACAAGCATGTAGTGCTCTTATGCTCC is a genomic window of Arachis ipaensis cultivar K30076 chromosome B06, Araip1.1, whole genome shotgun sequence containing:
- the LOC107647031 gene encoding beta-fructofuranosidase, insoluble isoenzyme 1-like yields the protein MHYNGYYHLFYQYNPKGSVWGNIVWAHSVSKDLINWKALEPAIYPSKPFDKFGCWSGSATIIPGKGPVILYTGIVDANKTQVQCYAVPEDLSDPFLTKWIKPDEYNPIVVAGPGVNSTDFRDPTTAWFKDGHWKILVGSRRKHRGIAYLYRSRDFKKWIRAKHPIHTAAGTGMWECPDFYPVSMEGTMGLDTSVVGNHVKHVLKNSLDETRFEYYTLGTYFTNIDRYIPDNTSVDGWAGLRYDYGNFYASKSFFDPTMNRRILWGWANESDTKEDDIHKGWAGIQAIPRTLWLDPSGRQLVQWPIEELNSLRDKEVEISNLKLAKGDYVEVKGITAAQADVEVTFSFSSLNEAEAFDPSWVNAEDLCGKKGSNIQGGVGPFGILTLASNNLEEYTPVFFRIFKASNKHVVLLCSDARSSSLKSELYKPSFAGFVDVDLSTTKKLSLRSLIDHSVVESFGAGGKTNILSRVYPELAVADQAHLFVFNNGTVPIVMENLRSWCMKSAVIN